The following are from one region of the Tenacibaculum dicentrarchi genome:
- a CDS encoding 3-hydroxyacyl-CoA dehydrogenase/enoyl-CoA hydratase family protein, with the protein MTRRIKKVAIIGSGIMGSGIACHFANIGVEVLLLDIVPRELNDKEKAKGLTLEDKAVRNRLVNDALTASLKSKPSPIYAKKFASRITTGNLEDDIAKVADVDWIMEVVVERLDIKKIVFEKLEKYRTPGTIISSNTSGIPIKFMNEGRSEDFQKHFAVTHFFNPPRYLKLFEVVPGPDCKQEVTDFLMDYGSKFLGKTSVLAKDTPAFIGNRIGIFGIQSLFHQVKELGLTVEEVDKLTGPVIGRPKSATFRTVDVVGLDTLVHVANGIYENCPNDEAHHLFKLPGFINTMMENKWLGSKTKQGFYKKVVNAEGKKEILTLDLETMEYRSKKRAKFATLELTKTIDKPIDRFKVLVGGKDKAGEFYRKNFAAMFAYVQNRIPEISDELYKIDDAMKAGFGWENGPFEIWDAVGIEKGIELMKAEGNQPATWITEMVANGQKSFYSVKEGATYFYDVSAKAQLKKPGQDSFIILDNIRKTKEVFKNSGVVIEDLGDGILNCEFQSKMNTIGGDVLAGLNKAIDLAEKDFQGLVVGNQGANFSVGANIGMIFMMAVEQEYDELNMAIKYFQDTMMRMRYSSIPTIAAPHGMSLGGGCELSLHADKVVAAAETYMGLVEFGVGVIPGGGGSKEMALRASDTFRTGDVQLNVLQEYFLTIGMAKVSTSAHEAFDLGLLQKGKDVVVVNRERQIAQAKKHAVLMAEAGYTQPVKREDILVLGKQALGAFMVATDSMQASRFISEHDQKIANKLAYVMAGGDLSEPTKVSEQYLLNLEREAFLSLTTERKSLERIQQMLKTGKPLRN; encoded by the coding sequence ATGACAAGAAGAATTAAAAAAGTAGCAATTATCGGTTCGGGGATTATGGGAAGCGGTATTGCATGTCATTTTGCTAACATTGGCGTTGAAGTCTTATTATTAGACATCGTTCCTAGAGAACTTAACGACAAAGAGAAAGCAAAAGGACTAACGTTAGAAGACAAAGCTGTTCGTAATCGTTTGGTTAATGACGCTTTAACGGCTTCTTTAAAATCGAAACCATCGCCAATTTATGCTAAAAAATTTGCTAGTAGAATTACTACAGGTAATTTAGAAGACGATATTGCCAAAGTTGCCGATGTTGATTGGATTATGGAAGTTGTTGTTGAACGATTAGATATTAAAAAAATTGTTTTTGAAAAATTAGAAAAATACCGTACTCCTGGTACGATTATCTCTTCAAACACTTCAGGGATTCCTATCAAATTTATGAACGAAGGACGAAGCGAAGATTTTCAAAAGCATTTTGCGGTAACTCACTTTTTTAATCCTCCACGTTATTTAAAATTATTTGAAGTTGTTCCTGGTCCTGACTGTAAACAAGAAGTTACTGATTTCTTAATGGATTATGGTTCTAAATTTTTAGGAAAAACTTCGGTTTTAGCTAAAGATACTCCTGCTTTTATTGGTAACAGAATTGGAATCTTCGGGATTCAATCTTTATTTCATCAAGTAAAAGAATTAGGTTTAACCGTTGAAGAGGTTGATAAATTAACAGGTCCTGTAATTGGTCGCCCAAAATCGGCAACTTTTAGAACTGTTGATGTTGTTGGTTTAGACACTTTAGTACACGTTGCAAACGGTATTTACGAAAACTGCCCGAACGACGAAGCACACCATTTATTCAAATTACCAGGTTTCATCAATACTATGATGGAAAATAAATGGTTAGGAAGTAAAACAAAACAAGGTTTTTATAAAAAAGTTGTAAACGCTGAAGGGAAGAAAGAAATTTTGACTTTAGATTTAGAAACGATGGAATATCGTTCTAAAAAACGTGCGAAATTTGCAACTTTAGAATTAACAAAAACTATTGATAAACCAATTGACAGATTTAAAGTGTTGGTTGGCGGAAAAGATAAAGCGGGAGAGTTTTACCGTAAAAACTTCGCAGCAATGTTTGCCTATGTTCAAAATAGGATTCCAGAAATTTCTGACGAATTGTATAAAATTGACGATGCCATGAAAGCTGGTTTCGGTTGGGAAAATGGGCCTTTCGAAATTTGGGATGCCGTTGGTATCGAAAAAGGTATCGAATTAATGAAAGCCGAAGGAAACCAACCTGCTACTTGGATTACCGAAATGGTTGCAAATGGGCAAAAATCTTTTTATTCTGTTAAAGAAGGAGCTACCTATTTTTATGATGTTTCTGCAAAAGCACAACTAAAAAAACCAGGGCAAGATTCATTTATCATTTTAGATAATATCAGAAAAACAAAAGAGGTCTTTAAAAATTCTGGCGTTGTTATTGAAGATTTAGGTGATGGTATTTTAAATTGTGAATTTCAATCTAAAATGAACACTATTGGTGGCGATGTTTTAGCAGGATTAAACAAAGCAATTGATTTAGCTGAAAAAGATTTCCAAGGATTAGTTGTTGGTAATCAAGGAGCAAATTTCTCGGTTGGAGCAAATATCGGAATGATATTTATGATGGCTGTTGAACAAGAATATGACGAATTAAATATGGCTATTAAGTATTTTCAAGATACGATGATGCGTATGCGTTATTCTTCAATTCCTACCATTGCTGCGCCTCACGGAATGTCGTTAGGTGGTGGATGTGAATTATCATTACATGCCGATAAAGTGGTTGCCGCTGCTGAAACTTACATGGGATTAGTAGAATTTGGTGTTGGAGTTATCCCTGGTGGTGGTGGTTCAAAAGAAATGGCGTTGCGTGCTTCCGATACGTTCCGTACAGGAGATGTTCAGTTAAACGTATTACAAGAATATTTCTTAACTATTGGTATGGCAAAAGTAAGTACCTCAGCACATGAAGCTTTCGATTTAGGCTTATTACAAAAAGGAAAAGATGTTGTTGTAGTAAACAGAGAGCGTCAAATTGCACAAGCTAAAAAACACGCCGTATTAATGGCAGAAGCTGGTTATACACAACCTGTAAAACGTGAAGATATTTTAGTTTTAGGAAAACAAGCCTTAGGTGCTTTTATGGTCGCTACCGATTCTATGCAAGCTAGTAGATTCATATCAGAACACGACCAAAAAATCGCCAATAAACTAGCGTATGTAATGGCTGGTGGAGATTTATCAGAACCAACAAAAGTTTCTGAACAGTATTTATTAAACCTAGAGCGTGAAGCATTTTTAAGTTTAACAACAGAGCGTAAATCATTAGAACGTATTCAACAAATGTTGAAAACAGGAAAACCATTACGTAACTAA
- a CDS encoding ABC transporter permease encodes MSKLQLIIAREFKAKVKNKSFIMMTFLSPVIMIAMMALIVFLMKQNDQKIKDIVYVDNSGIFSKDNFKDTETIKYKDFTTFGIEETKKKVEAGEHFGVLVIPKQDSLELLANSVEFYSKDTPGLNTIENIERNVNTHLRNLKMKELGINLEKIKAAKISSDIKMYNFSGEKSSKMINNMKIGVGTIAGYLLMMFMILYGTSVMRSVIEEKTSRIVEVIVSSVKPFQLMLGKIVGNGAAGLLQFFIWGVLLLLGAVVVSLFIGIDTSQVFSQDIDANQVAKMQALMGNKAELFLEIRKLPWFTLFFLFIFYFLGGYMLYSSLFAAVGAAVDNETDTQQFMTPIMLPLMLAVYVGAFTVVNDPHGPVSVIFSYIPLTSPIVMLMRVPFGVAWWEIALSMLLLVFSFIAIVWVAAKIYRVGILMYGKKPTYKDLWKWMRYGS; translated from the coding sequence ATGAGTAAGTTACAATTAATAATAGCAAGAGAATTTAAAGCGAAGGTTAAAAATAAGTCATTTATTATGATGACTTTTTTAAGCCCAGTAATAATGATTGCCATGATGGCGTTGATTGTTTTTTTGATGAAACAAAACGATCAGAAAATTAAAGACATTGTATATGTCGATAATTCAGGTATTTTTTCAAAAGATAATTTTAAAGATACCGAAACCATAAAATACAAAGATTTTACCACTTTTGGCATCGAAGAAACTAAAAAGAAAGTAGAAGCAGGTGAGCATTTTGGTGTTTTAGTAATTCCTAAACAAGATAGTTTAGAATTGTTGGCAAATTCAGTAGAATTTTATTCAAAAGATACGCCAGGTTTAAATACCATAGAAAACATAGAACGAAACGTAAATACACATTTGCGAAATTTAAAGATGAAGGAATTAGGTATTAATTTAGAAAAAATAAAAGCCGCTAAAATTTCTTCGGATATAAAAATGTATAATTTTTCGGGTGAAAAATCATCAAAAATGATTAATAACATGAAAATTGGTGTAGGAACCATTGCTGGTTATTTATTAATGATGTTTATGATTTTGTATGGAACATCGGTAATGCGTAGTGTTATTGAAGAAAAAACCAGTAGAATTGTAGAGGTAATTGTATCATCAGTAAAGCCTTTTCAATTAATGTTGGGTAAAATTGTAGGAAATGGAGCGGCAGGATTATTACAGTTTTTTATCTGGGGAGTTTTATTATTACTTGGAGCTGTTGTCGTTTCTTTATTTATAGGAATTGATACTTCACAGGTTTTTTCGCAAGATATTGATGCCAATCAAGTGGCAAAAATGCAAGCATTAATGGGAAATAAAGCCGAGTTATTTTTAGAAATCAGAAAATTACCTTGGTTTACCTTATTTTTCTTATTTATATTTTACTTTTTAGGAGGATATATGCTGTACAGTTCTTTATTTGCAGCTGTTGGAGCAGCAGTAGATAACGAAACAGATACCCAACAATTTATGACGCCAATTATGCTTCCTTTAATGCTGGCTGTTTATGTGGGTGCTTTTACGGTGGTTAATGACCCACATGGTCCTGTTTCTGTAATTTTTTCTTACATTCCGTTAACATCGCCAATTGTAATGCTAATGCGTGTGCCTTTTGGTGTTGCTTGGTGGGAAATTGCTTTATCAATGTTATTGTTAGTCTTTAGTTTTATAGCAATTGTATGGGTTGCTGCAAAAATTTACCGAGTAGGTATTTTAATGTATGGTAAAAAACCAACCTATAAAGATTTATGGAAATGGATGCGTTACGGTAGTTAA
- a CDS encoding sigma-54-dependent transcriptional regulator, whose product MSKILIIEDEAAIRRVLTKIISEENDAYQVSEAQDGLIGFEMIKNNDYDLVLCDIKMPKMDGVEVLEKAKKLKPETPMVMISGHGDLDTAVNTMRLGAFDYISKPPDLNRLLNTVRNALDKKELIVENKRLKKKVSKGYQMIGESDAITQIKEIIEKVAATDARVLITGPNGTGKELVAHWLHEKSDRVKASMIEVNCAAIPSELIESELFGHVKGSFTGANKDRAGKFEAANGGTIFLDEIGDMSLSAQAKVLRALQENKIQRVGSDKDIKVNVRIVAATNKDLKKEISEGRFREDLYHRLAVILIKVPSLNDRRTDIPLLIDFFTSKISEEQGTPKKAFSKQAVKLLQEYDWTGNIRELRNVVERLIILGEQEISEKDVKLFASK is encoded by the coding sequence ATGAGCAAAATATTAATAATAGAAGATGAAGCGGCAATCCGCAGAGTTTTAACAAAAATTATTTCAGAAGAAAACGATGCTTATCAAGTATCGGAAGCCCAAGATGGTTTAATTGGTTTTGAAATGATTAAAAATAACGACTACGATTTGGTTTTATGTGATATTAAAATGCCAAAAATGGATGGTGTTGAGGTATTAGAAAAAGCTAAAAAATTAAAGCCTGAAACGCCAATGGTCATGATTTCTGGTCATGGCGATTTAGACACCGCAGTAAATACAATGCGTTTAGGGGCATTTGATTATATTTCAAAACCACCAGATTTAAATCGATTATTAAATACTGTTCGTAATGCTTTGGATAAAAAAGAGTTGATTGTAGAAAACAAACGCTTAAAAAAGAAAGTAAGTAAAGGTTATCAAATGATTGGTGAAAGTGATGCGATTACTCAGATTAAAGAAATCATTGAAAAAGTAGCAGCTACGGATGCACGTGTTTTAATTACCGGACCTAATGGAACAGGAAAAGAGCTGGTTGCACATTGGTTACACGAAAAATCAGACAGAGTAAAAGCGTCAATGATTGAAGTAAATTGTGCAGCTATTCCATCAGAATTAATAGAAAGTGAATTATTTGGTCATGTAAAAGGTTCTTTTACTGGAGCAAATAAAGATAGAGCAGGAAAGTTTGAAGCCGCAAACGGTGGAACTATTTTTTTAGATGAAATTGGCGATATGAGTTTATCGGCACAAGCTAAAGTATTAAGAGCTTTGCAAGAAAATAAAATACAACGCGTTGGTTCTGACAAAGACATTAAAGTAAATGTGCGAATTGTAGCGGCAACCAATAAAGATTTAAAGAAAGAGATTTCAGAAGGTCGTTTTCGTGAGGATTTATACCATCGTTTAGCGGTTATTTTAATTAAAGTTCCTTCGTTAAATGATAGAAGAACAGATATTCCTTTATTAATAGATTTTTTTACTTCAAAAATTTCTGAAGAACAAGGAACTCCTAAAAAAGCATTTTCAAAACAAGCAGTTAAATTATTACAAGAATATGACTGGACAGGAAATATTAGAGAGCTTAGAAATGTAGTAGAGCGTTTAATTATTTTAGGTGAACAAGAAATATCTGAAAAAGATGTAAAATTATTTGCTAGTAAATAA
- a CDS encoding DUF6952 family protein, which produces MKLPVIKHLTSFIEQNDQDYVLETIETLEALTEVSSLKDEELDVIGELISNMYGAIEVDKMIKDGTPKKEALNTFMKRVLGSIDK; this is translated from the coding sequence ATGAAATTACCAGTAATAAAACATTTGACTTCTTTTATTGAGCAAAACGATCAAGATTACGTACTAGAAACTATTGAAACATTAGAGGCTTTAACAGAGGTTTCATCTTTAAAAGATGAAGAATTAGACGTTATCGGTGAGTTAATTTCCAATATGTACGGAGCTATCGAGGTTGATAAAATGATAAAAGACGGTACTCCTAAAAAAGAAGCGTTGAATACTTTTATGAAGCGTGTTTTAGGATCTATTGATAAATAA
- a CDS encoding MarR family winged helix-turn-helix transcriptional regulator, with the protein MDKNKSIDHQLRATWQAVAKMYNEQAAKHDSTMATAFVLLNIDFETGTPSTALGPLMGMEPTSLSRLLKTMEDKGIICREKNPNDGRGVIIKLTTYGKEMREISKGHVYQFNNQVKKHITEEELNLFFKVTSTINKLITEKKVYIDADNKTV; encoded by the coding sequence ATGGATAAAAATAAATCAATCGATCATCAATTAAGAGCCACTTGGCAAGCTGTTGCAAAAATGTACAATGAGCAAGCTGCAAAGCATGACAGTACCATGGCAACTGCTTTTGTATTATTAAATATCGATTTTGAAACAGGAACTCCTTCCACCGCATTAGGTCCTTTAATGGGCATGGAACCAACAAGTCTTTCTCGCTTATTAAAAACAATGGAAGACAAAGGTATTATCTGCCGAGAGAAAAACCCTAATGACGGAAGAGGCGTTATTATTAAATTGACAACTTACGGTAAAGAAATGCGCGAAATATCAAAAGGACACGTATATCAGTTTAATAATCAAGTAAAAAAACATATTACAGAAGAAGAATTAAATCTTTTCTTTAAAGTAACATCAACCATAAACAAACTTATTACAGAAAAGAAGGTGTATATTGATGCCGACAATAAAACTGTATAA
- a CDS encoding peroxiredoxin, with translation MSTIVGKKFPGLSVDAMNEMGDTFKVNVLEEAVKNKKKVLLFWYPKDFTFVCPTELHAFQAALGEFEKRNTVVIGASCDTPEVHFAWLNQSKDNGGIEGVTYPLLADSNRNLSSILGILDITDEVFDEATQTVQVVGDNVTYRATYLIDEEGTVFHEGINHMPVGRNVNEFLRLIDAYAHVQTNGEVCPANWEEGKEAMKPNAKGTAAYLASH, from the coding sequence ATGTCAACAATTGTAGGTAAAAAGTTTCCAGGTTTAAGTGTAGATGCAATGAACGAAATGGGTGATACATTTAAAGTAAATGTATTAGAAGAGGCTGTAAAGAACAAGAAAAAAGTATTGTTATTTTGGTATCCAAAAGATTTTACATTTGTGTGTCCTACCGAATTACATGCTTTTCAAGCTGCTTTAGGAGAATTTGAAAAAAGAAATACCGTTGTAATTGGTGCTTCTTGTGATACTCCTGAGGTTCACTTTGCATGGTTAAATCAATCTAAAGATAATGGAGGTATTGAAGGTGTAACGTATCCTTTATTAGCAGATAGCAACCGTAATTTATCATCAATCTTAGGTATTTTAGATATTACTGATGAGGTTTTTGACGAAGCAACTCAAACGGTACAAGTAGTTGGTGATAACGTAACTTACAGAGCTACTTATTTAATCGATGAAGAAGGAACGGTATTTCATGAAGGAATAAACCACATGCCAGTTGGGCGTAATGTAAACGAATTTTTACGCTTAATTGATGCGTATGCACACGTTCAAACAAACGGAGAAGTTTGTCCTGCAAACTGGGAAGAAGGTAAAGAAGCTATGAAACCAAATGCAAAAGGAACTGCTGCATATTTAGCATCTCACTAA
- a CDS encoding acetyl-CoA C-acyltransferase: MKTAYIVQGYRTAIGKSKRGAFRFKRADELAAETIEYLMEKLPDFDKTRIDDVIVGNAMPEGSQGLNMARLISLMGLKIDDVPGVTVNRFCSSGLETIGMAVAKIQSGMAECIIAGGAESMSSVPMTGFKPELNYDVVADGHADYYWGMGNTAEAVAEKYNISRKDQDEFALNSHLKALRAQAENRFQDQIVPIEVEETYVNSNGKKATRKYTVTKDEGPRKGSNIAGLERLRPVFATNGSVTAGNSSQTSDGAAFVMVMSEDMVKELNIKPIARMVSYAAAGVPPKIMGIGPVAAIPKALKQAGLKQEDISLIELNEAFASQSLAVIRELGLDADIINVNGGAIALGHPLGCTGAKLSVQLFDEMRKRNMQGKYGMVTMCVGTGQGAAGIFEFLN, encoded by the coding sequence ATGAAAACAGCATATATAGTACAAGGATATAGAACCGCTATCGGAAAATCAAAAAGAGGAGCATTTCGCTTTAAAAGAGCCGATGAACTAGCGGCAGAAACCATTGAATATTTAATGGAAAAGTTACCCGATTTTGACAAAACTCGTATTGACGATGTTATTGTTGGTAACGCAATGCCTGAGGGTTCGCAAGGATTAAATATGGCACGTTTAATTTCTTTAATGGGATTAAAAATTGATGACGTTCCAGGAGTAACGGTAAATCGTTTTTGTTCATCAGGATTAGAAACTATCGGTATGGCAGTGGCTAAAATTCAGTCAGGAATGGCAGAATGTATTATCGCTGGTGGTGCCGAAAGCATGAGTTCTGTACCAATGACAGGTTTTAAACCAGAATTAAATTATGATGTAGTTGCTGATGGGCATGCTGATTATTATTGGGGAATGGGAAATACTGCCGAAGCGGTTGCTGAAAAATATAATATTTCTCGTAAAGACCAAGATGAATTTGCTTTAAATTCACACTTAAAAGCATTAAGAGCACAAGCTGAAAATCGTTTTCAAGACCAAATAGTTCCTATTGAAGTGGAAGAAACCTATGTTAATTCGAACGGAAAAAAAGCCACTAGAAAATATACCGTAACAAAAGATGAAGGACCTCGTAAAGGTTCAAATATTGCTGGTTTAGAGCGTTTACGCCCTGTATTTGCTACAAACGGAAGTGTTACCGCTGGAAATTCATCACAAACAAGTGATGGAGCAGCATTTGTAATGGTGATGAGTGAAGATATGGTGAAAGAATTAAACATCAAACCAATTGCTCGTATGGTAAGTTATGCTGCTGCTGGTGTACCGCCAAAAATTATGGGAATTGGTCCTGTTGCAGCTATTCCAAAAGCATTAAAACAAGCAGGATTAAAACAAGAAGACATCAGTTTAATTGAATTAAACGAAGCATTTGCTTCGCAATCATTAGCGGTAATTCGTGAATTAGGATTAGACGCAGACATCATTAACGTAAATGGTGGTGCTATTGCCTTAGGACATCCTTTAGGTTGTACAGGTGCTAAATTATCGGTACAATTATTCGATGAAATGCGTAAACGCAATATGCAAGGAAAATATGGAATGGTAACCATGTGTGTAGGAACTGGGCAAGGTGCTGCTGGTATTTTCGAATTCTTAAACTAA
- a CDS encoding thioredoxin family protein: MVQELSQDNLENLVANNKKVAVQFSATWCGNCRIMKPKFKKLASENEEITFVVVDAEKFPESRKLADVSNLPTFATFVDGKFVNQVQTNKFDSLKELINEVKEVKEIV, translated from the coding sequence ATGGTACAAGAATTAAGTCAAGATAATTTAGAAAATTTAGTAGCAAACAACAAAAAAGTAGCGGTACAATTTTCAGCAACTTGGTGTGGTAATTGTCGTATAATGAAGCCAAAATTTAAAAAATTAGCTTCGGAAAATGAAGAAATTACTTTTGTAGTTGTTGATGCGGAAAAATTTCCAGAAAGCAGAAAATTAGCCGATGTAAGTAACTTACCTACTTTTGCAACTTTTGTAGATGGTAAATTTGTAAACCAAGTACAAACCAATAAATTTGATTCTTTAAAAGAGTTAATTAATGAGGTTAAAGAAGTTAAAGAGATTGTATAG
- a CDS encoding mechanosensitive ion channel family protein yields the protein MKELNKILNYTVQFNKEIGISIKAVLMLIVVLILASFLLKYFEKFVKKRLQNEDENKFSTVFSFASWLLYIIIFLTTLNSLGVNVTAIFAASAALLIGVGLALQTFFQDIISGIFIIVDQSVHVGDIIELDDKVGRVEEIKLRTTRAVTIDNKVLVIPNHKYLTSSLYNWTQNGTTTRESVKVGVAYGSDVQLVKELLLKAATEHPKIYQHPAPLVIFENFGDSSLDFKLIFTLNDSFQAQIPKSDLRFKIDELFREHHISIPFPQRDIHIIK from the coding sequence ATGAAAGAATTGAATAAAATATTGAACTACACTGTTCAATTTAACAAAGAAATAGGTATTAGTATTAAAGCAGTTTTAATGCTAATAGTTGTACTAATTTTGGCATCTTTTTTATTAAAATATTTTGAAAAATTTGTTAAAAAAAGACTTCAAAATGAAGACGAAAACAAGTTTAGCACTGTTTTTTCTTTTGCTAGTTGGTTGTTATATATTATTATTTTCTTAACTACCTTAAATTCATTAGGCGTAAATGTAACGGCTATATTTGCAGCTTCAGCAGCCTTATTAATTGGAGTTGGTTTGGCATTACAAACTTTTTTTCAAGATATAATATCAGGTATTTTTATTATCGTAGATCAAAGTGTGCATGTAGGTGATATTATTGAGTTAGATGATAAAGTAGGTAGGGTAGAAGAGATAAAATTAAGAACCACTCGTGCGGTAACTATTGATAATAAAGTACTGGTAATTCCGAATCATAAATATTTAACAAGTAGCCTGTATAACTGGACACAAAACGGTACTACAACGCGTGAAAGTGTAAAAGTAGGGGTTGCTTATGGTAGCGATGTTCAATTGGTAAAAGAATTATTATTAAAAGCAGCAACCGAACATCCGAAGATATATCAGCATCCTGCTCCTTTAGTAATTTTTGAAAACTTTGGAGATAGTTCGTTAGATTTTAAATTAATATTTACTTTAAATGATAGTTTTCAGGCGCAAATACCTAAAAGTGATTTGCGTTTTAAAATTGATGAACTGTTTAGAGAACACCATATTTCAATTCCGTTTCCACAACGAGATATTCATATTATAAAGTAA
- a CDS encoding ABC transporter ATP-binding protein — protein sequence MGNLLEIKNVVKRYGDYTALNNVSLSIEKGSVFGLLGPNGAGKTSLIRIINQITMPDSGEVILDGEKLAPHHIEHIGYLPEERGLYKSMKVGEQALYLAQLKGMTKSEAKKRLKYWFDKFEISSWWDKKLEELSKGMAQKVQFIVTVLHQPKLLIFDEPFSGFDPINAQLIAKEILQLRDEGATIIFSTHRMESVEEMCDEIALIHKSNKILDGKLHDIKRQFRTNTFQVGVNTANPSEVEAKLKENFKVLPADFKLLNDGLKLKIQLTQGNSANDLLSFLTTQGQVQHFVELIPTANDIFIESIRKNS from the coding sequence ATGGGTAATTTATTAGAAATTAAAAATGTAGTAAAGCGTTATGGCGATTATACGGCGTTAAATAATGTATCGCTTAGTATTGAAAAAGGAAGTGTTTTCGGTTTATTGGGTCCTAATGGAGCAGGAAAAACATCGTTGATTCGAATTATCAATCAAATTACCATGCCCGATAGTGGTGAAGTTATTTTAGATGGCGAAAAATTAGCGCCACATCATATAGAGCACATCGGATATTTACCTGAAGAACGTGGTTTGTACAAATCGATGAAAGTAGGCGAGCAGGCTTTATATTTGGCACAGTTAAAAGGGATGACTAAATCCGAAGCAAAAAAACGCCTTAAATATTGGTTCGATAAATTTGAAATAAGTAGCTGGTGGGATAAAAAACTAGAAGAGCTATCAAAAGGAATGGCGCAAAAAGTACAATTTATTGTTACAGTATTGCATCAGCCTAAATTATTGATTTTTGATGAACCTTTTTCTGGTTTCGACCCGATAAATGCGCAACTAATCGCCAAAGAAATTTTGCAATTGCGTGACGAAGGTGCAACCATTATTTTTTCGACTCACAGAATGGAATCGGTAGAAGAAATGTGTGATGAAATTGCCTTGATTCATAAATCAAACAAAATATTAGACGGTAAATTACACGATATTAAGCGTCAATTTAGAACAAATACCTTTCAAGTAGGTGTAAACACGGCAAACCCATCCGAAGTAGAAGCAAAATTAAAAGAAAACTTTAAGGTTTTACCTGCCGATTTTAAATTGTTAAATGACGGTTTAAAATTAAAAATACAATTAACCCAAGGAAATTCAGCAAACGATTTGTTGTCATTTTTAACCACCCAAGGACAGGTGCAACATTTTGTAGAATTAATACCAACTGCCAACGATATCTTTATTGAGTCAATACGTAAAAATAGTTAA